Below is a window of Macadamia integrifolia cultivar HAES 741 chromosome 8, SCU_Mint_v3, whole genome shotgun sequence DNA.
TTTCCTTCACCTaggcccacatcatgtgttacacaagttGTCTGCATGGCTTCAACCCACATCATGTGATACACAAGCCACATACTCTTACCTATTAAGATAAGATGACCAAATGGCCAAACTATTTTCCCTATCTTCTTTACAGAGGTTGTCTTTGTCTCCTATCATGTATTAATATAAACTTGAGATAAAGTAACAATCATGAAGAATTTGGTCAAAATTTGACCTATCTAGTTTCTGGGAGAAGTGGTGTTGTCATACGATTAAAAAGTctattttataaccaaattgacaaccttgcttgctgcaaatttatggattagggaTGGGAAATGACTGGTCATAGTCTTGACATATCCCCACATCCTTTTAGTAAGTATAGGCTTAACATTTGTGACCCTTTgtaggagataaaaaaaaaaaaaaaaaaaaaaaaaagtacaagacCAACCAGGGTCAACCGGCTCCAACGTTGAGCCCTATAGGATTGGGCCTAGGTTCAATTTCAGGGCCCTACGGTTGGATtgaggttttaaaaaacccaacccaacccaacccaacctggccctatTTTGTGACATTAGTTTATCCTCTAACCTCCTTACGCCTGCTCTTCATGATATGTCTAGTAACTTTGTTATCAAAGGCAGGCTTGCAAAAGGTGTTGGGACCATCTAATGGTATGCAAATGTAGTGGGTATATTCAAGAAATATTCAGAACAAAGTTACCTACTTTAGAAAGCAAAAAGCTAATCAATAGGAAACCTCTCccttttggaaagaaatccccCCTCcactccttttttctcttttgggggAACGATTTTTGATACCAACCCAAGCCCATGGCAGGCACTAAAATATAGTTCAGGCTTAGGCAAAATCAAGGCCCAGCCACTTTGGGTCTACtctttgtatttgttttctCGGGCAATGTTTGGGCTAGGCCAGGCTGGGTTTTGGCAGCCAACCCAAGTTACATCCCCTATCGATTGACCCATTTTTATGTTGGTATGGAGCTAACCTAAGTTACAATCCATACTGACCCACAAAAACAGAGGCATTGTTTTGATTCTGGGTTGTGTTTTTATAACTTCCATGCTTTTTTTCTCACTTCTCTGGACACTTATTCCCCTAACAGTAGCAAATTATGATGGTTTAGCCTATAAATTAAGCTAGATTTGGTGATCCAATTGTCTTGAAACATGGCGTTACACCTTGGTTAGCTTATAAAATTGAAATTCGTCCATATTTCATTGGTGGGACAAGTTAGGGTTGAGAAAGATAAGATGCTGAAGCCAGTGTGTTGggtctaaaaataaaaatctgttTATATCCTAATTATCACTGACACGAAACCATGGCAAAGGAaggatttaataaaaatgtCCAAAGAAAgtatagaaatttttttgaggggggaggggggaggggggaggggggaagataAGAATAAAGATAATTCATTAGGCGATGCAACTATTTATTAATTACCACAAACACATATGAATTCAAAAAAAGGGATCAAGTGCACGAGTCACTTGCCACTACAGGGTATGAGGAGGGCCATAATGTGCACAGTCTTACCCCCGTTTTATAGAGAGGTTGTTTTCCTATTCAAACCTGCAACCACTAGATCACAATGAAGAAACCTTACCACTGCGTCGAGGACTGCCCTCTAAACACATTTGAATACATATGAagcaaaaaaatgatattttatttgtCTTGATAAATAACTTTGTGTAGAAAATATTCAGATATCtcataaaaaagaattaaatgtattgaaaaaaaaatagtaatggaAAAGGGGGAAATTAATGTCTCAAAAATAGATTAATCACTTAAAAATAACATCaactcaaaattttaaattacaaatataaattaattttGAACTAATATTATTAATGATAAAGAAAGTGGGAAAGTCCAATTAAAAATTGAGtatttttttgtaatcattattgaaaattaaaaatacaaatatttgaAACATTTTCTTAAATAAATGATTAAACTTAAGGAATAGCTTTGGTGGACGGCATCCTAAGGCAAAAATGGTGGGTGGGCACATATATCTACCATATGTTAGATCATGGAGCTTAAAATTTATGTGGACAAGTAGATCTAAGGTCTCTTGCTTACATATCAAGTTTTAACTTAATCAGAATTGgccacatgaaaaaataaagcatgATATAATCAATAACTAATAATATAGTGCATAGGATTGAACTTGAGGCTGAAATTAAATAGTGATTGAACTTGAGGCTGAAATTAAATAGTGATTGAACTTGAGGCTGAAATTGTACAGTTAAAATATTTCTAGATATCCAACTATTAAAATTATCACATCGCTCTTTCACAAGAAATACATATGCACCAACCCACCAATCAAGCACAGTAAATTCACATAAAATTATtgttacaaataaaaataataatgaaatataAAAGGTACATAAACTAAAGGATgtgtttgaaaataaataaataaaaataaaaataaaaataaaaaacaaaaaacaaaaaaccaaaagacTGGTGACAGATATCTTCTTAGTCTTCTTGATGACCATAGACAAGATAATTTCTTATAAAAGGGATAAGATAATGTATAGTAGTTTAAGATgctagggaagagagagaaagaggtgcTCGCCAATAGGTTATTATTGAAAGAGATTAGAACTGATATATAAAGGATACATTAATAAACAAAACAACTttcaaccaagaaaagaaataataaataaataaacaaaataaccCAATTAGAGATTGACATTCAAAATCTTTTGAACTTTTTaaagtaaaattgaaaataatgtAATGGCAGAATTATGAGTGTGAAGACTTACATGAAACatttaccagaaaaaagaaagagacttATGGGAAACATTacttcattttaatatattgagagagagagagagagagagagagagagagagagagagagagagagagagagagagagagagagagagagagagatgtggcaATTGGGTAAAGCTTTGGGGAGAGATTTTAGGGATTACGAGAGGGAAGATTATTTTATGTACAAGTAGgatgtataaaaaaaatataattttattcatTCCtaataaaggaaagagaaatgcTCGAAAAACTATGGTATAATATTACAGATTTTtattaattcttttattttttttaaaataaaaataaagaaaggatcTTTGGGATAGGAAGGTTCGTGGGAAactttgttttatatatatatatatatatatatgcacctcaactaatccacggggagactagcacagcaactcATCGCCAAATATTACAGTAATATAAGTAATAGATGTGGCAGCTTATTAGGAACCCAAATTCAATGTATAACTAAGCCTTGCTTCACGTTCTTTAAAAAAGGGGATTAGCTTTTAGCTTGATGGCAGCAGCTAGGTGGTTGGGCTTTAGTGTGAGTCCAAGAGAAGTTGAAGGTTCGATCTAGCTATCCTCCATCTTTCTTGATAAAATAGTTAGTACATTAGTAGTTAATAATAAGTGTGGCCTAGTGGTCCCATTATTGACTCTTATGGGTACGTGAGATCACTCTAAATATTCAGCAATTTAAATTTACTATAGTGTTCTTTAAATGACCCATATTCACAGACATCCATTGTGCTAGCTAGTCCTGTCAACACGATGATTGTAATTATGCATCATTTTATCCAAATTTGAAGATTGATTATGCTATTTGTATAACCTGATCTAGCCTGATGTCGTGCCTACCAACACGTAATATTACTTATTGTTGAAAACGTGTCCATCAAATCCATGTTTATATAGATTAAATAAATTCATTTGCATGATTTAAATATAGGCCTTGGTTGTTTTTAGGTTTTCATTTACAATTGATTGCGACGAGGGATAGGATAAAACATCACCTTCATATAGTCATCACGCTATGTGACCTTAGAATGAATAATCCAGGGCACAACTGCAAGTGTACACACTATGCGTATATTGAATTTGATCATATGAGAATTTTGCATGTGCGTTACTGTCGATTTATTTGGAACAAAATTCTCATCAGTAGTATATGATTAGTCCTTTGACTTAAAGGGTTCATTATCAATGCGGTAAGACATTGTAAGTTTTGATGCACTAACAATTGATGTCTCCTTTACCAAATATCTATATACCAAATTCACAATATTTAACCGTATTCAAAACAAATGCTGAACATGTAATTCTTTTTTGATAACAGCTCTACATGGAATTCAGTGTCTTAATTTGGGcattaactctctctctctctctctctctcgtttttttCACCCTTCTTATTTTCTCCACCGAGCTCCCTCTCTCCCTTATGCGAGTGTGAGTTAAATATCTGAGGCTTTGTAAGAACCCCCTAGACATTGATGGTGGTCAATACTAGTGGAAACAATTTGTGACCATGTGTATGGGTGCAAGTTTGGTCCTGACGGTCAGAATCCGCCCTTGACCTACCCTGATCCTGAACAAGAATCAATCCAagaattttggccctgagggccagCCTAACCTTGAAATTTCAAACCCTAAGTCAAGgttagggcgggtaagggttgatgtctttggcccgctcAGCTCACCTTGAACCTGGCTCTAATTTTTACCCCTGATGTTGATCCTAgttgtgaccctgatgttaaccctgaattttacctaattttatatattgtttgacattgagttattgacacctcaaaactcctaatatatcttctctctgttctctcttgcttttttttttttaccaaaaaatttgtaactttgtatttttttagctattctttattatgaatattttttatttttaaattatttcatattttacaaAGTCAAGGTCAAGATATACCCAGCCATTGAAAACCAAAGTtaaggtcaatcagggtcagggtcagggtcatcccggcccgaccctgaaaaatcagggccaatcatggcgggtaagggttgggttgaacctGAAGGGTAAGGCTAAGGCGAGTTTGGgcctagttaaggggactcagggttggactGAGATTTTAAGAAACTCAGCCCAtcccggccctgttgcacccctaaccATGTGCGAGTGTATGAGGTAAAGATCTAAGGTtttgtgaaaatcctaaacatTGGGCCTCAACATCCTTTGTAGCCACAACACTGGTGTAGTGAGTATTTGGTGGTTGAAAACGCCTTGGAGTGTTTGCCTTGATACTCTCAATCGTTGGATGTTCACTACACTAGTGTAGCAGCTGCAGATGATGTAGATGGTGTTCCATGTCGGCAAAAACGATTTGGAAAGGCTAAGATTGTATAAAGCCCTTGTTTGTGATAGCGAGACTAATCATTGAGATGCTATTGTTTCATTGGATAATTGAATAATTAAACACAGAATGTCTTGATGCAATGTCTTATAGATTCATTTGTACGGATCTTACCAATcattaatgggttttttttttgggtagaaatcatTAATGGGTCTTTGTTAccgataataaaaaataaaagaaaaactcaTCTGAATTGGCGTCCGTCGGCGTCCGTCAGCATCCAGCTACCAACAACGTGTAGATCATTCTAAGACTATAATACCCTTCTCTACGATGACCTCCACACGTATCCAAGTGCGCACGTCTATTTGATATTCTTTCATATCAAAATTATAAAGAACTTGGGAGATGTAGCAAAATATAGTATTTATTTTAAGTTAATGATAAATCTTTACTGGAGATAATGACCTAACTAATCAAACTTAATGATATCATGTTAAAGTGTTAAGAGAATTCGAAAAGTTATATGAAGAATACCAAAATTATAAAGAACTTGGGAGATGTAGCAAAATATAGTATTTATTTTAAGTTAATGATAAATCTTGACTGGAGATAAGGACCTAACTAATCAAACTTACTGATATCATCATGTTAATGTGTTAAGAGAATTCAAAAAGTTATATGAAGAAATTCAAGTTATCAAAGTTTTCCAATCTTTCTAATAATTAACATTGGTGTTGGATTGAAAAAAATGGTTTGATCATGTTACAATGAGTGTTGTTCATGATTTAGAGATAAAAAGACAACTTTTCAGAATAATAAATCTCGATCAATTTCTCTAATATTCATATAGAATCACATAATATATATCCAGAGAACTTAATAGGATGGCCCTATACATCATTTGACGAAGCTGAAGTCTTCATAATGAATCCACCAAGGTAATGTAACGGATAGTTTCATGTAGAAATTTTCAGTACTAAGTGGTATATAAACCCAATGAAATTTTGATGGCTAGGATTATACTTGGGTTTTGAATTTGTGTACATGTTCATTTGCATCATATATTTATGTGATAATTTTTTGGTTTAATTCAGAATTACATATGTCTAGATGATATTCGAAATTCATtataagaaattattattattattattattttttggagtACAAGGTCAAAAACTTGGGGaccatttggaaaaaaaaaatagaaatgaaaaggCTTCATAAATAATGAACCACTTGTTTGGGATAATCTACtaaatttttctgatttatCTAGAAACTCCTCATAATCTATCATACaatcaaaataatataataattattattattatattatattttattattattttttttttataaaacaaaGATGTCCAAGCCAACttatgcacaactcaactaatCTTTGAGGAGACTAGCACAACAACTCACCACCACGGTCTACACTTAAATAATATAATTATTTgtaaaaaattctctctatcTACCCAATAGTCAAATTGTAGAAATAAGCTATTGTTGTTTAAATATTCAATTTTCAGGTATCCAACATTAATAgaattgttttttcctttttatattgcAATACAATGCACAACAAATGTCTCTCCTTCTTAATTAATGTATATTCCTACAATCATTTATAAAAAATGACTCCATATACTTTTGTTACtcttagggggaaaaaaaaagactatgtactcttggtttttttttatttatttatgagacTTACAAATGATCATGAATAGGTAAATTGGTAGTagaaggtaaatttttttttttttttttttttggtgcaagaaGGTAAATCTATATGATAGAGACATTACACCCATTTAAGTTTGAGGAGACTAGCACAACAACTCAACTAATCCTTGAGGAGACTAACACAGCAACTCACCGCCAAGGTCTACACTTAAATAATATAATTATTTgtaaaaaattctctctatcTACCCAATAGTCAAATTGTAGAAATAAGCTATTGTTTAAATATTCGATTTTCAGGTATCCAACATTAATAgaattgttttttcctttttatattgcAATACAATGCGCAACAAATGTCTCTCCTTCTTAATTAATGTATATTCCTACAATCATTTATAAAAATGACTCCATATACTTTTGTTACTcttaggggggaaaaaaaaagactatgtactcttgtttttatttatttatttatgagacTTACAAATGATCATGAATAGGTAAATTGGTAGTAGAaggtaaatatttttttttttttaatttttttggtgcaAGAAGGTAAATCTATATGATAGAGACATTACACCcatttaagtttgaaattttaattaaaaaaaaaatgaataaaaaaattaaccgCTAGAAGGAGGGCTTGAACCTCCGACCTTGTGGTTAACAGCCACACGCTCTAACCAACTGAGCTATTCCAGCAAGTTATTTTTAtagtcaataaaaataatttttattttaattctttcaatAGTTAGACTCTCTCCACGAACCCCTCCCCAAAAAAGGCCAAGCTGAATCGGCCACCACTTGGGATGGGAATGGCTCAGCCCATATGCATCATTTGATGAAAACACTCTAGTGCTTCCATTAGATTGGTTTGTCAACCATCAGACCATAACTCCTTAACAAATCTTTGCTTTTACACTCGAGGCAACACAACACATGAATAATTCTCTCCAAGACCCCACCCCCTCAAGAGCAGGATGCTGGCTGAGATGTTGCTAGGACCCAACCTATACTTTCCTGGGGCTCCCCTTGCCCCACAGCATCTAATCTAAATAAAGAGCGGGCGTAAAAAAGGGACGAGCCCAGCCTCTTCAAGAAAGAGCAAAtgtgttttttcttctcttttggtagAAATGATGCTGTTTACTAATTCCCATTCCGTGAGCTTCTTCCAATTAGTCGCCGTTTACATTGGACGGTCCAGATATCTCACTTATAGGTTTTATAATGTCAACTTAGCCAGCGTATAATAATCCGcagctttttttttcctggtatcCCAATGAATAATCCACAGTTACGTGCGTTGCATAACCACAGTTTCCCATCATTTCTTTTATTCATCAGTCTTTCAAATCGACAGCCAAGATCAAACGCGGTTCAGAGTTTGCCGTCCGCCCACCCTAAAAGTTGACAAGTCAAACATGGAACAAAAATACCAAGCTTATGTCCTAAAGAATGCTCTATGGAATTTCAATGAAGAGAAGGGAAAGTAGAACTGTTCAAAACTCCTGGCACGTTATGAGTTCAAAGGACACCAGCGGCCAGCTGGTCATatggtctatatatatatatataggtctAAGGTCTCCATCCTATCCCAATTCGAACAGCCACAGTGGCCTTAAGACCCTCCCAAGGAAGCTCATTAATGGCGACCATGAAGATCACAAAACTCAGTATATTCCTAGCCTTCATCTCCTTctgcttttctctttcctccaccAACGCCAACTTAGACTTGTTCTGCAGCAAAACCCCATACCCTGAATACTGCAAGTCCTCCATGACCCTTCACTCTTTCAATCCTAAAGTCGATTCTGAtttcaaaaaaatgacaatacaGGCCGCCATGGAGCATACCCTTCGTGCCCAGAGTCTCACGGCCTCGCTCGGCTCAAAATGTCgaaatgagaaggagaaagcTGCATGGGCTGATTGTGTTGAGCTTCACGCACACACTGTACATCAACTCAACAAAACCATTGACCTTTACAGCCGCTGCACCGACGTCGATAAACATACATGGTTGAGTACAGCCCTCACTAACCTCGAAACTTGCCGAGATGGTTTCCTTGAGCTTAATGTCTCCGACTACGTTCTTCCTCTCATGTCCAATGATGCTTCTAAGTTGATTTCAAACTCCTTGGCTGTAAACAAGGCTGAAGAAACTCAAGAGGTAAGTCATGGAAATGGGTACCCAAGTTGGGTATCACCTGGTGACCGGAAGCTTCTGTCCTCGAGATCTACGTCTGTAAAGGCTAACATCGTTGTGGCACAAGATGGGTCTGGGAGGTATCGTACTATCCAAGCTGCACTTAGTGCTGCAGCTAAGACAAACAGAGGAAGTAAAAGGTTCGTGATTTATGTGAAGAGAGGTGTTTACAGGGAGAACCTTGACATTGGTAGCAGTTTGACCAACATTATGCTCGTTGGAGATGGCCTTAAATACACAATTATCACCGGTAGTAGAAGCGTCGGTGGAGGTTCCACCACCTTCAAATCTGCAACTGTCGGTAAGTAAACCTCAAAACCATGCAAAAATTTCTGGATTATTATCGCTTGCTCATTCTGTTTGTGTTGCcggtacgatgtcttgtattccttGGTTGCATGAATGGGCTGAACCAAGATATTGTTGAAGGCCCACCTTGCTCGAAATCTTTGTTGCTAAGGCCTCAGCCAGCCAATAGGGTTCCCCACACCCCCACACCAatcccaccccccccaaaaaaatcgtctgtttttcttcatccatgtttttcttattttgctaTCTTCAGAAAGCGACATGTGGTATTACTTTAAGTGAACAGCCAAGATtgagttaaaaaccaaactggatgtaataaccctcacccaactgaattaatctttaccgttgatgacacgtgtcatcttctgcaactagcaaaacacaagaaaaacatggattagaaaaacagatgatttttatcccccccccaccccagacccccaaaaaaaaaaaaattatttttaggtCTATATGGATATAACGGGTATGGGGGCTATTTTtaaaaaggagggagagagagtgacacaggCTTAGCATCAACAACATGGCCAACCTTTCCCTTTGGTAAATTATGTGTATTGTTTTTAGCTATATATTTTTAgttagggtttctttctttgtaatcaaTCTGAGAGAAGTATGATAATGAACGTATGTAACCTCATTTACCATTTTATTAGGGTACCTACTACATAGAAGGTGGATTGGGGGATGGTAATGACTAGAAGGCTAGAACTCGAGATCTTTGCATTGTGAGCATGGGTGTAGCACACCACAATTTCATCACCTACACTAGATAGTTGTTGTCatcctattttccattgataatgaaacaGATCTAATCTCACAATAGACATACAAACGCAATCTTGCCAAACTATGTAAATCTTGGGTGCCATTTTGTGATTGTTTGTCTGTGTATTCCATTCTTTTGTACATCATTTTAAGTTTTCTATAGTCCGTTAATTTTCGTTTCTTCTCAGCTGTCGTCGGATCAGGCTTCATTGCAAAGGGAATCACAATCCGTAACACAGCAGGTGCCCAAAATCATCAAGCAGTAGCTTTGCGCTCGGGAGCTGATAAATCAGTCTTCTATCAGTGTAGCATTGAGGGATATCAAGACACTCTCTACGTTCACTCACAACGCCAATTCTACAAAGAATGTTACATTATGGGCACAGTGGACTTCATCTTTGGTAATGCAGCTGTAGTGTTACAGAACTGCATGATCTACGCTAGAAGACCCATAATCGGTCAGGAGTGTACAATAACGGCTCAAGGGAGAACCGACCCAAACCAAAACACTGGAATTTCAATTCATAACTCTAGAGTCATGGCTGGTTCAGACCTGGCTCGAGTGCAGAGCCATGTTAAATCATATTTGGGTCGACCATGGAAGGAGTATTCTAGAACTGTTTACCTTCAAACCTATCTTGGTTCATTGATAGATCCTGCTGGTTGGTTGGAGTGGAATGGTAACTTTGCACTCAATACGTTGTATTATGGAGAGTACAAGAACTCTGGACCCGGTTCATCTACTGCTAGGAGAGTAAGGTGGCGTGGCTATCATATTATAACACGAGCAGCTGTAGCATTACAGTTCACCGTAGGAAGATTTATTAGTGGCAAT
It encodes the following:
- the LOC122087680 gene encoding pectinesterase 2-like, producing the protein MATMKITKLSIFLAFISFCFSLSSTNANLDLFCSKTPYPEYCKSSMTLHSFNPKVDSDFKKMTIQAAMEHTLRAQSLTASLGSKCRNEKEKAAWADCVELHAHTVHQLNKTIDLYSRCTDVDKHTWLSTALTNLETCRDGFLELNVSDYVLPLMSNDASKLISNSLAVNKAEETQEVSHGNGYPSWVSPGDRKLLSSRSTSVKANIVVAQDGSGRYRTIQAALSAAAKTNRGSKRFVIYVKRGVYRENLDIGSSLTNIMLVGDGLKYTIITGSRSVGGGSTTFKSATVAVVGSGFIAKGITIRNTAGAQNHQAVALRSGADKSVFYQCSIEGYQDTLYVHSQRQFYKECYIMGTVDFIFGNAAVVLQNCMIYARRPIIGQECTITAQGRTDPNQNTGISIHNSRVMAGSDLARVQSHVKSYLGRPWKEYSRTVYLQTYLGSLIDPAGWLEWNGNFALNTLYYGEYKNSGPGSSTARRVRWRGYHIITRAAVALQFTVGRFISGNSWLPGTGVPYTSGL